A single region of the Saprospiraceae bacterium genome encodes:
- a CDS encoding dienelactone hydrolase family protein codes for MEKIQLKQEVFDLYDQYAHNKLDRREFIERIKVYAVGGLTVPAILAYLLPNYEEKQQVRADDPRLKSEYITYASPKGGGEIKGLLSRPLNNQQKLPGIIVVHENRGLNPHIEDVARRAALAGFISLAPDALSPLGGYPGNDDDGRALQQKRDRNEMLEDFIAAFEHLKNHAECSGKVGVVGFCFGGWISNMMAVKVPDLLAAVPFYGSQPAAEEVPNIKAPLLLHFAALDERVNAGWPDYAAALQKHNKEYSAHLYPDVNHGFHNDSTPRYNWEAGNLAWQRTIDFFTAKLK; via the coding sequence ATGGAAAAGATCCAATTAAAACAAGAGGTTTTTGATTTATACGACCAATATGCTCATAATAAGCTGGACCGTCGGGAGTTCATTGAGCGGATCAAAGTTTATGCGGTAGGTGGCTTAACCGTTCCCGCCATTCTTGCTTATCTTTTACCTAATTATGAAGAAAAACAGCAGGTTAGGGCAGATGACCCCAGACTGAAATCGGAGTATATCACCTATGCATCGCCCAAAGGTGGTGGTGAAATCAAAGGCTTGCTTTCTCGTCCTTTGAATAATCAGCAAAAGCTACCCGGCATCATCGTTGTGCATGAAAACCGGGGACTCAATCCACATATTGAAGATGTGGCTCGGCGGGCGGCACTGGCTGGTTTTATCTCCCTGGCACCGGACGCCCTAAGCCCCCTCGGTGGCTACCCCGGCAACGACGATGATGGCAGGGCATTGCAGCAAAAAAGAGACCGGAATGAAATGTTGGAAGATTTTATTGCGGCTTTTGAGCACTTAAAAAATCATGCGGAATGCAGCGGGAAAGTCGGTGTAGTCGGATTTTGCTTTGGCGGCTGGATCTCTAACATGATGGCTGTTAAAGTCCCTGATCTATTGGCGGCAGTTCCCTTTTACGGCAGCCAACCAGCAGCCGAAGAGGTGCCCAATATCAAGGCCCCCCTCCTACTCCATTTCGCTGCTTTGGATGAAAGGGTCAATGCAGGTTGGCCAGACTATGCAGCGGCCTTACAGAAACACAACAAGGAATACAGCGCCCATTTATATCCGGATGTCAATCACGGTTTTCACAACGATAGCACCCCACGTTACAATTGGGAAGCAGGAAACCTGGCCTGGCAACGTACCATTGACTTTTTTACCGCTAAATTGAAGTAA